From a region of the Paenibacillus segetis genome:
- the dapA gene encoding 4-hydroxy-tetrahydrodipicolinate synthase, translating to MDFGRLITAMVTPFDDQGLIDWEQTKRLMDYLITDQKSDALVVCGTTGESPTVTDDEKLELFRFAVEYSAGRCKIIAGTGSNSTAHAIHLTKEAERCGVDGALVVVPYYNKPSQEGLYRHFEAIAKSTELPIFLYNVPSRTVISMSAETTLRLAQVPNIVATKECVLEQVAIVAGGAPEGFKVYTGDDSATLPAMSIGAYGVISVASHVIGDKMKQMITSFLEGRVLESAKLHQEILPVFSGLFSCPNPVGVKYALNELGISVGSVRLPLIPPTEEEARFIRSLLN from the coding sequence AAAGATTAATGGACTATTTGATCACAGACCAGAAATCCGATGCTTTGGTCGTATGTGGTACGACAGGTGAGTCACCAACAGTTACTGATGATGAGAAATTGGAATTGTTTCGATTTGCTGTTGAATATAGTGCAGGTCGGTGCAAAATCATTGCGGGTACGGGCAGTAATAGTACGGCGCATGCAATTCACTTAACCAAAGAAGCAGAGCGGTGTGGAGTTGATGGCGCCCTAGTCGTGGTACCTTATTACAACAAGCCTAGTCAAGAAGGTCTATACCGTCATTTCGAGGCGATCGCTAAATCTACCGAGTTACCTATTTTCCTATATAATGTACCAAGCCGTACCGTGATTAGTATGAGCGCAGAGACAACGCTTCGTTTGGCACAGGTTCCTAACATAGTTGCCACGAAAGAATGTGTTTTGGAACAGGTTGCGATAGTCGCTGGAGGCGCTCCAGAAGGCTTTAAGGTATACACTGGTGACGATTCAGCTACGTTGCCTGCGATGTCTATAGGTGCTTACGGTGTGATCAGCGTTGCAAGTCATGTCATTGGTGATAAGATGAAGCAAATGATTACTTCTTTCCTAGAAGGCCGAGTACTAGAATCTGCCAAACTTCATCAGGAAATCTTACCAGTATTTTCTGGTTTGTTCTCATGTCCAAATCCTGTTGGCGTGAAATATGCACTTAACGAGCTTGGAATCTCGGTTGGCTCAGTTCGTCTGCCGCTCATTCCACCAACTGAAGAGGAAGCTCGTTTTATTCGCAGCTTACTGAATTAA
- a CDS encoding ribonuclease J, whose product MSKKNNNEKLTIFALGGVAEIGKNMYVVQYANDIVVVDAGLKFPEEDMLGIDIVIPDITFLTENRDKVRGIVLTHGHEDHIGGLPYVLKNLNVPVYGTKLTLGLVENKLKEANLLGETKRVLINADSEIELGTSMKATFFKTNHSIPDSVGVCIETPEGNVVHTGDFKFDHTPVNDQFADLHRMGEIGAKGVLALLSDSTNAEKPGFTPSEKNVGIVLNDIFRKAQQRVVVATFASNVHRVQQVIDAAYATGRKLTIIGRSMVNVVTIASELGYLNVPDGILIEPEEVNKMAADRVVILCTGSQGEPMSALTRMARSTHRKVDILPGDTVIIAATPVPGNEKYVGRTIDELFRLGAEVIYSGSNSGVHVSGHGSQEELKLMLNLMRPKYFIPIHGEYRMLRKHAQLGQSVGVDPDNIFLVDIGEIVEIDNGVARKAGKVPAGNVLIDGLGVGDVGNIVLRDRKLLSQDGILVVVVTLSKQDGTIVSGPDIISRGFVYVRESEGLLDEANRIVSSTLEKLMSENVNEWASLKTNVKDALGRFLYEQTRRRPMILPIIMEV is encoded by the coding sequence TTGTCCAAAAAAAATAATAATGAAAAATTGACGATCTTTGCATTGGGCGGCGTCGCAGAAATTGGAAAGAACATGTATGTCGTTCAGTATGCCAATGATATTGTTGTCGTTGACGCCGGGCTAAAATTTCCGGAAGAGGACATGCTTGGTATCGATATCGTCATTCCTGATATCACTTTCCTGACGGAGAACCGTGACAAGGTAAGAGGGATCGTATTGACCCATGGTCATGAAGACCATATCGGTGGACTACCTTATGTACTCAAGAATTTGAACGTTCCCGTTTATGGAACGAAATTGACTTTAGGTCTTGTGGAGAACAAGCTGAAGGAAGCTAATTTGCTCGGTGAGACGAAACGGGTGCTAATCAACGCGGATTCGGAAATTGAGCTGGGAACCTCGATGAAGGCAACTTTCTTCAAAACAAATCACAGTATTCCTGATTCCGTCGGAGTTTGTATAGAGACTCCAGAAGGAAATGTAGTGCATACAGGTGACTTTAAGTTTGATCATACTCCTGTCAATGATCAGTTTGCTGATTTGCATCGTATGGGTGAAATCGGTGCCAAAGGAGTACTTGCGCTTCTCTCGGATAGTACAAATGCTGAGAAGCCAGGCTTTACACCTTCGGAGAAAAATGTGGGTATCGTACTCAATGATATTTTCCGCAAAGCACAGCAACGTGTGGTTGTAGCAACCTTTGCATCAAACGTTCATCGTGTTCAACAAGTGATTGACGCTGCTTATGCAACTGGCCGTAAACTAACGATTATCGGTCGCAGTATGGTCAATGTGGTCACGATCGCTTCAGAACTTGGCTATCTCAATGTACCTGATGGTATTCTGATTGAACCAGAAGAAGTGAACAAAATGGCTGCAGATCGTGTTGTTATTCTCTGCACAGGTAGCCAAGGTGAGCCGATGTCAGCGTTAACACGTATGGCACGTTCGACACACCGCAAAGTGGATATTTTGCCTGGAGATACGGTAATCATTGCCGCAACACCGGTACCAGGTAATGAAAAATATGTAGGTCGCACTATCGATGAATTGTTCCGACTTGGAGCTGAAGTTATATATAGTGGATCCAACTCAGGAGTTCATGTATCTGGTCATGGTAGTCAAGAAGAACTGAAGTTAATGCTTAACTTGATGAGACCGAAATACTTCATTCCGATTCACGGTGAATACCGTATGCTTCGCAAACATGCCCAATTGGGTCAATCCGTTGGTGTAGATCCAGACAACATTTTCTTGGTAGATATCGGGGAAATCGTTGAGATTGACAACGGCGTTGCTCGTAAAGCAGGGAAAGTCCCTGCAGGTAACGTACTGATTGATGGCTTGGGTGTTGGTGATGTAGGTAATATCGTACTCCGCGACCGTAAGCTATTGTCGCAAGACGGTATCCTAGTTGTCGTGGTAACTTTGAGTAAGCAGGATGGAACGATTGTATCTGGTCCAGATATCATTTCCAGAGGGTTCGTTTATGTTAGAGAATCCGAAGGTCTTCTTGACGAAGCAAATCGCATTGTATCCAGCACTCTAGAGAAGCTGATGAGCGAGAACGTGAATGAATGGGCTTCACTGAAAACGAATGTGAAGGATGCGCTTGGACGGTTCCTATACGAACAAACGCGTCGTAGACCGATGATTCTTCCAATTATTATGGAAGTCTAA
- a CDS encoding ClpP family protease, with translation MNNYPRVQMNTKNEGEIPPQPEGDKKNPAVTDMIQQLGQTAIPTPGESNVYCLTIIGQIEGHLVLPPQNKTTKYEHLIPQLVAAEQNRNIEGLLIILNTVGGDVEAGLAIAEMISSLSKPTVTVVIGGGHSIGVPIAVASDYSLIAESATMTIHPVRMTGLVIGVPQTFEYIEKMQERVVRFVTMHSHISEETFKEFMFRTGGLNRDIGTAVGGIEAVKCGLIDAIGGIGEGLNKLNSLIDSRRASANLGGMTQ, from the coding sequence ATGAATAACTATCCCAGGGTGCAGATGAATACCAAAAATGAAGGAGAAATACCTCCACAACCTGAAGGTGATAAAAAGAATCCAGCAGTCACGGACATGATTCAACAACTAGGGCAAACCGCAATACCAACACCAGGGGAGTCGAACGTGTATTGCTTAACGATTATTGGACAAATAGAAGGACATCTTGTGCTACCTCCGCAAAATAAAACGACCAAATATGAGCATTTGATTCCGCAGCTAGTTGCGGCAGAACAGAATCGCAATATCGAGGGTCTGCTGATTATTCTAAATACAGTTGGAGGAGATGTTGAGGCTGGACTTGCGATCGCTGAAATGATCTCATCGCTAAGCAAGCCAACGGTAACTGTTGTAATTGGAGGAGGGCACAGTATCGGTGTACCGATTGCCGTAGCTTCCGACTATTCGCTTATTGCGGAGAGCGCAACCATGACTATTCATCCGGTTCGTATGACAGGACTTGTGATTGGTGTACCACAAACATTTGAATATATTGAGAAAATGCAGGAGAGAGTAGTTCGTTTTGTAACCATGCATTCGCATATTTCTGAGGAAACCTTCAAGGAATTTATGTTCAGAACTGGAGGACTTAACCGGGATATTGGTACAGCCGTAGGTGGAATTGAAGCGGTGAAATGTGGCTTGATTGATGCAATTGGAGGAATTGGTGAAGGTCTCAATAAACTGAATTCATTGATTGACTCACGACGAGCAAGTGCAAACTTGGGAGGGATGACCCAATGA
- a CDS encoding YlzJ-like family protein, whose product MSFYTIIPEELQWEHEESQEMYSEIELGGVLMQVRMDGGNRATIVRLLRCNSLDDYLNPAYAPGGQIAYIPILLR is encoded by the coding sequence ATGAGCTTTTATACAATAATACCCGAAGAGTTGCAATGGGAGCATGAGGAATCACAGGAGATGTATAGTGAGATCGAACTTGGAGGAGTTCTCATGCAGGTGAGAATGGATGGGGGAAATCGAGCAACTATCGTTCGTTTGTTGCGTTGTAATTCTCTAGACGATTATTTAAACCCAGCGTATGCTCCAGGTGGACAAATTGCTTATATTCCGATCTTGCTTAGATAA
- a CDS encoding FtsK/SpoIIIE family DNA translocase has product MLKYEIYGIILITLSIIALSGEAAVGRTLSKMSALILGKFYFVIPLIGVYVGLAVMISRKWPSRWSTRRSGALLAVLALSLMSTILAMQQKLAPAVPLTAGNILSQIHRDLQGSLFAPGMGDAGFSLLNMNISGGYIGGLEFALLYSLFGMAGAKLIMIVMLAISFMLITGLSYVDLFRLLRGRLAILAEQFGKKLRMLRPIPVTGKNQRVLKTVPMDRDDEAHDVEEDEFKPASRPLMKKPVFFQLFGFKGRTNAVTPVESPTPHELEPQTVGDVMVQGPPAAINWNDLQYAGVGAGTIGSKQGEGLHSPGSSAGDTGPIIRDFFDNIQRETGIREEDFEVDDLTDIGQDLHEYIDKNTDNVVDTLHDVDSSPVEEQQSGELDADDIAAPVLPPKPAPKPYKLPSFKLLSRPEGASKSGDQADYMQTARKLEATLESFGVRARVLEVVRGPAVTRYEIQPDIGVKVSRIVNLTDDIALALAAKDIRMEAPIPGKSAIGIEVPNGEVSLVTMREVMETPTFQEAESKLSIAFGRDISGATIIGNLTKMPHLLVAGATGSGKSVCINGIITSILYKAKPDEVKFLMVDPKMVELNMYNGIPHLLAPVVTDPKRASLALKKIVVEMEKRYELFSKSGARNVEGYNLMMKDNPEAVLPYIVVIVDELADLMMVAAKDVEDAIARLAQMARAAGIHLIIATQRPSVDVITGVIKANIPSRIAFGVSSQVDSRTILDMAGAEKLLGRGDMLFMPMGASKPVRVQGAFMSDQEVEAIVGYVRGQGQAEYDESLVPEVDEEVQQEEEVMDELYDQAVQIILEAKQASVSLLQRRMRVGYTRAARLIDSMEARGIVGPYEGSKPREVLISIDQYKSGRISS; this is encoded by the coding sequence ATGCTCAAATATGAAATCTATGGAATCATCCTAATCACATTATCGATAATCGCCTTGTCCGGGGAGGCTGCGGTCGGAAGAACTTTATCCAAAATGTCCGCGCTTATTCTAGGTAAGTTTTATTTTGTCATTCCATTGATAGGAGTTTATGTGGGACTAGCTGTCATGATTAGTAGAAAGTGGCCATCACGCTGGAGCACTAGACGCAGTGGGGCTTTACTCGCTGTACTTGCTCTCTCATTGATGAGTACTATTCTTGCTATGCAGCAGAAGCTGGCACCTGCAGTACCATTGACGGCAGGCAATATTTTATCACAAATCCATCGGGACCTACAGGGATCGCTCTTTGCACCTGGGATGGGGGATGCTGGATTTAGTCTGCTAAACATGAATATTAGTGGTGGATACATAGGGGGATTGGAGTTTGCGTTACTCTATTCTCTATTCGGTATGGCGGGCGCCAAGCTTATTATGATTGTTATGCTAGCAATTAGCTTTATGCTGATCACAGGTCTGTCATACGTAGATTTATTCCGTTTGTTGCGAGGTAGATTGGCCATCCTAGCTGAACAATTTGGCAAGAAGCTTCGTATGCTACGTCCTATTCCGGTTACAGGGAAGAATCAACGGGTACTTAAAACGGTCCCAATGGATAGGGACGACGAAGCCCATGATGTTGAAGAAGATGAATTTAAGCCAGCCTCTAGACCACTGATGAAGAAGCCTGTGTTCTTTCAGTTGTTTGGGTTTAAAGGTCGTACTAATGCAGTAACCCCAGTAGAATCGCCAACTCCGCATGAGCTAGAACCGCAAACAGTAGGAGACGTTATGGTACAAGGTCCTCCTGCTGCAATTAATTGGAATGATCTCCAATATGCCGGTGTAGGGGCGGGAACTATAGGGAGTAAACAGGGCGAAGGTCTACATTCCCCGGGAAGTTCGGCAGGAGATACAGGACCAATTATCCGTGACTTTTTCGATAATATTCAACGAGAAACGGGCATTCGTGAAGAGGATTTTGAAGTTGATGATTTAACGGACATTGGACAAGACCTACATGAATACATCGACAAGAATACGGATAACGTGGTTGATACTTTACATGATGTAGACTCTTCTCCTGTTGAAGAACAGCAATCTGGTGAGCTTGATGCTGATGATATAGCAGCTCCAGTGCTTCCACCAAAGCCAGCTCCCAAACCATACAAACTACCATCATTCAAGTTACTGTCGAGACCAGAAGGTGCTTCTAAATCAGGCGACCAAGCAGATTATATGCAGACGGCTCGTAAGCTCGAGGCCACACTTGAGAGCTTTGGAGTTAGAGCCCGTGTGTTAGAAGTAGTTCGTGGTCCCGCTGTTACACGTTATGAAATACAACCTGATATCGGCGTAAAGGTAAGCCGGATCGTGAATTTGACCGACGATATCGCTTTGGCATTAGCCGCGAAGGATATCCGTATGGAAGCACCAATTCCAGGTAAATCAGCGATTGGTATCGAAGTACCTAACGGAGAAGTTTCACTTGTTACGATGCGTGAAGTTATGGAGACACCTACGTTCCAGGAAGCGGAATCCAAATTGTCGATTGCTTTTGGACGCGATATATCTGGCGCGACAATCATCGGTAATTTGACGAAGATGCCCCATTTACTTGTAGCAGGAGCTACAGGTTCTGGTAAATCAGTATGTATTAACGGAATTATTACGAGTATTTTGTATAAGGCGAAACCTGACGAAGTGAAGTTTTTGATGGTCGATCCAAAAATGGTCGAGTTGAATATGTACAATGGAATTCCACATTTGCTTGCACCTGTGGTAACAGATCCAAAACGGGCTTCACTAGCACTTAAGAAAATCGTCGTGGAGATGGAGAAACGCTACGAGTTATTCTCTAAGTCTGGTGCGCGTAATGTTGAAGGGTATAACCTAATGATGAAAGATAACCCGGAAGCCGTGCTCCCGTATATCGTCGTCATTGTGGATGAATTAGCTGACTTAATGATGGTTGCAGCCAAAGATGTAGAGGACGCGATTGCTCGTCTTGCGCAAATGGCACGTGCTGCAGGTATTCACTTGATTATTGCGACACAGCGACCTTCTGTTGATGTTATTACTGGGGTTATCAAGGCGAATATTCCATCACGTATTGCCTTTGGCGTATCCTCGCAAGTGGATTCAAGAACGATTCTTGATATGGCCGGAGCTGAGAAACTATTGGGCCGTGGAGACATGTTGTTCATGCCAATGGGCGCATCCAAGCCTGTTCGTGTTCAAGGGGCGTTCATGAGTGATCAGGAAGTGGAAGCCATTGTGGGTTATGTTCGAGGTCAAGGACAAGCTGAATACGATGAGAGCCTCGTTCCTGAGGTAGACGAAGAGGTTCAACAAGAGGAAGAAGTAATGGATGAGTTATACGATCAGGCGGTACAGATTATATTGGAAGCTAAGCAAGCCTCGGTCTCGCTACTTCAACGCCGTATGCGTGTAGGATATACCCGAGCAGCGCGGTTGATCGATTCTATGGAGGCAAGAGGGATTGTAGGGCCTTACGAGGGTAGTAAGCCAAGAGAAGTCTTGATATCCATAGATCAGTATAAGTCGGGAAGAATCTCTTCCTAA
- the sleB gene encoding spore cortex-lytic enzyme, protein MKKAKIWFAAGLVLLLFGVVYGVIQVIELRQTAEKPTTIGEKAESESLPPAMPVFSSQVITYGAFGDDVYELQGRLSYLGFYYGKIDSIFGSKTRDSLKWFQSEFGMKVDGLAGPKTKLKLYNATKNWKWGQEKAGTTAKKPATTPKTPTKKEPQLSNASGLGLSANDLKIMANAVYGEARGEPFEGQVAVAAVILNRVKSPSFPNTASGVIFQPGAFTAVADGQIYLEPNESARKAVQQALNGWDPSDGCLYYFNPETATSKWIWTRPQVKTIGKHIFCM, encoded by the coding sequence ATGAAAAAAGCGAAAATTTGGTTTGCTGCCGGTTTAGTGCTGCTTCTGTTCGGAGTTGTATACGGAGTAATTCAAGTCATAGAGCTCCGACAAACTGCCGAAAAACCGACGACTATAGGAGAAAAAGCTGAATCTGAATCCTTACCACCTGCAATGCCTGTCTTCAGCTCTCAGGTCATCACTTATGGAGCGTTTGGTGATGATGTTTATGAACTACAAGGACGACTGTCTTATCTCGGTTTTTATTACGGCAAAATAGACAGCATCTTCGGTTCGAAAACTCGGGACTCGCTAAAATGGTTCCAATCAGAGTTCGGAATGAAGGTCGACGGTTTGGCAGGGCCAAAGACCAAGCTTAAGCTATATAACGCCACAAAGAACTGGAAGTGGGGGCAAGAAAAGGCTGGAACGACGGCAAAAAAACCTGCAACAACGCCGAAAACACCAACAAAAAAAGAACCCCAATTATCTAATGCAAGTGGGCTTGGACTTTCGGCTAATGATTTAAAAATCATGGCGAATGCCGTTTATGGAGAAGCACGTGGAGAACCTTTTGAAGGTCAAGTTGCTGTTGCTGCCGTTATTCTAAATCGCGTTAAATCACCAAGCTTCCCTAACACCGCTTCAGGCGTTATTTTTCAGCCTGGTGCATTTACCGCAGTAGCCGATGGGCAAATCTATCTTGAACCCAATGAGAGTGCTCGTAAGGCTGTTCAACAAGCTTTGAATGGTTGGGATCCATCAGATGGATGCTTATACTACTTTAACCCTGAAACAGCTACGTCCAAATGGATTTGGACTCGTCCGCAAGTGAAGACTATCGGAAAACATATTTTCTGCATGTGA
- the yfmF gene encoding EF-P 5-aminopentanol modification-associated protein YfmF: MNKTQFERGSAGNIRIHVLPTTRFKTFAVSLFAGIPLQEDTVTTTALTPFVLRRGTQSHPETIEFKKQLEHLYGAGFGFDVYKRGNYQIVQFRMDTINDSFVQSGDSLLEKTFSFLGEVVTHPATENGVFRSSYVEAEKETVRQKLESIINDKIRYAAERCIEEMFKNDPYRLHPLGRIDDLAGITPASLYEAYQQWLRQASMDLYVVGDTSLAEIQELVESKFNLNRSSAPDYAQTISDIIAGEVQTVEEVLDVNQGKLNLGLRTPITYSDERYAAALLYNGILGSYPHSKLFINVREKESLAYYASSRFDGHKGIVTIQSGIEIENYEKALNIIKAQLESMKKGEISELEMSQTKAMIRNSLLEIQDSAFEMIAYDFNRVLSNKDRPAEELLRQVEKVTPEDVVGIAGLFHLNTIYFLTGKREV; encoded by the coding sequence TTGAACAAAACACAATTTGAGCGCGGCAGCGCGGGTAATATCCGGATTCACGTCCTGCCAACTACCAGATTCAAAACTTTCGCAGTTTCATTATTCGCTGGTATCCCGCTTCAGGAGGATACAGTTACAACTACCGCTTTAACGCCGTTTGTACTTCGCCGTGGAACGCAGTCCCATCCAGAGACGATTGAATTCAAGAAGCAGCTTGAACATCTATATGGTGCAGGCTTCGGATTTGACGTTTATAAACGTGGCAATTATCAAATTGTCCAGTTTCGGATGGATACGATTAACGACTCTTTTGTACAGAGTGGGGATTCCTTGCTGGAGAAGACATTTTCTTTTCTAGGGGAAGTGGTAACTCATCCGGCCACAGAGAACGGTGTATTTCGCTCTTCCTATGTTGAAGCCGAAAAGGAAACGGTACGTCAGAAGTTAGAGTCAATCATCAACGATAAGATACGTTATGCAGCAGAACGCTGTATTGAAGAAATGTTCAAGAATGATCCTTATCGTCTACATCCATTGGGCCGGATTGATGATTTGGCTGGGATTACACCAGCGTCATTGTATGAAGCCTACCAGCAATGGTTACGGCAAGCTAGCATGGATTTATACGTAGTTGGTGACACGTCGCTAGCTGAGATTCAAGAATTAGTGGAGTCCAAATTCAATCTTAATCGTTCTTCTGCACCGGATTATGCCCAGACCATCAGTGATATCATTGCAGGAGAAGTTCAGACAGTGGAAGAGGTCCTAGATGTTAATCAGGGCAAATTAAACTTAGGCCTGCGCACTCCGATTACTTATAGTGATGAGAGATATGCCGCGGCCCTGTTATATAACGGTATTCTTGGAAGTTACCCTCACTCTAAGCTGTTCATCAACGTACGTGAGAAGGAAAGTCTCGCTTACTATGCTTCTTCACGGTTCGATGGGCATAAAGGCATCGTTACGATTCAGTCTGGAATTGAGATTGAGAACTATGAAAAAGCGCTCAATATCATTAAAGCCCAGCTGGAAAGTATGAAAAAAGGTGAGATCAGTGAGCTTGAGATGTCTCAAACGAAAGCAATGATTCGTAATAGTCTACTCGAAATTCAGGATTCTGCATTCGAAATGATTGCTTACGATTTCAATCGCGTGCTATCAAACAAGGATCGCCCGGCGGAAGAGTTGCTTCGTCAAGTGGAGAAAGTTACACCAGAAGATGTTGTTGGTATAGCTGGATTATTCCATTTGAATACCATTTACTTTTTGACTGGGAAAAGGGAGGTGTAG
- the yfmH gene encoding EF-P 5-aminopentanol modification-associated protein YfmH, translated as MEVITYDALKETLYHETMDNGLQVYVLPKPGFQKTYATFSTKYGSVDNHFQVEGEEEISVPDGIAHFLEHKMFEEPEGDIFAKFASQGASANAFTSFDQTVYLFSATENIPANLETLINFVQNPYFTDQNVEKEKGIIGQEIGMYRDNPDWRVYFGLIEAMYELHPVHIDIAGTVDSIATITKETLYTCYNSFYHPSNMLLFVVGGVDAKEVFDLVRNNQANKNYPPQGAINRLFQEEPTQVHEKRRQIKLPVSLPKCLFGFKDKQIGLSGEALIKRDLTTKLALDLLFGSSTKLYQKLYDMDLISDSFGHEYNSDPNYGFSAIGGDTKDPDALLKIITEEVKAMTASGFQEEDFERARKKKIGGYLRMLNSPENIAHEFTRYRFRGGDLFSILSIYESLTLEEVNERLREHIDWEQLAVSLVVSP; from the coding sequence GTGGAAGTCATTACTTATGATGCGTTGAAGGAAACCCTATATCATGAAACGATGGATAACGGTCTACAGGTTTACGTGCTACCCAAGCCTGGATTCCAGAAAACATATGCTACCTTTTCCACCAAATACGGTTCGGTTGATAATCATTTCCAGGTAGAGGGTGAGGAAGAGATTTCTGTACCCGATGGTATTGCCCACTTTTTGGAGCACAAAATGTTTGAGGAGCCGGAAGGTGACATTTTTGCTAAGTTTGCTTCACAAGGTGCCTCTGCTAATGCATTTACCAGTTTTGATCAAACGGTATATCTGTTCTCGGCAACGGAGAACATTCCAGCTAACCTAGAGACATTAATTAATTTCGTGCAAAATCCATATTTTACAGATCAGAATGTGGAGAAAGAAAAGGGGATTATCGGGCAAGAAATCGGAATGTATCGAGACAATCCAGATTGGAGAGTTTATTTTGGACTGATCGAAGCCATGTATGAGCTTCATCCCGTTCATATCGATATTGCCGGCACCGTCGATTCCATTGCCACCATCACAAAAGAAACACTATATACATGTTATAACTCGTTTTATCATCCCAGCAATATGTTACTCTTTGTTGTTGGGGGTGTTGATGCAAAGGAAGTGTTTGATCTGGTTAGAAATAACCAGGCGAACAAGAACTATCCTCCTCAAGGTGCGATCAACCGATTGTTCCAAGAGGAACCAACACAAGTGCATGAGAAGCGTAGGCAAATCAAACTACCGGTATCGTTACCTAAATGCTTGTTTGGATTTAAGGATAAGCAGATTGGTCTATCGGGTGAGGCGCTGATTAAGCGTGATTTAACGACGAAGCTCGCTTTGGATCTGTTGTTTGGTTCTAGCACGAAACTGTATCAAAAGTTGTATGATATGGACTTGATCTCTGACAGCTTTGGACATGAGTATAACAGCGATCCAAACTATGGGTTTTCAGCCATTGGTGGAGATACGAAGGACCCGGATGCTCTATTGAAGATCATCACGGAAGAAGTGAAGGCTATGACTGCTTCGGGCTTCCAAGAAGAAGATTTCGAGAGAGCACGGAAAAAGAAAATTGGTGGATATTTGCGAATGCTCAATTCACCTGAGAATATCGCCCATGAATTTACGAGATATCGCTTCCGCGGGGGAGATCTATTCTCCATCCTGTCGATTTATGAGTCCTTGACTCTGGAAGAGGTAAACGAGCGTCTTCGGGAGCATATTGATTGGGAACAGTTAGCCGTATCTCTTGTGGTGAGTCCTTAA
- the ymfI gene encoding elongation factor P 5-aminopentanone reductase — MTIHHGVEKNIGEMTVLVTGASRGIGAQVALRFAAVGMNVVIHYLNSHEAANEVARKCMELGAKVYTVTADLRSKEQILRMQERLESHGLRPDIVVNNAGISHYGLLSDVDEDKWDEVMDVNLKSVFLCSQVFMPYMIGQRFGRIINVSSVWGISGGSCEVVYSAAKGGVNAFTKALAKELAPSGVTVNAVAPGAVKTDMMNRFNEEELRLLEEEIPAGRLASPEEISSLVYFLALPESGYITGQIISPNGGWMT; from the coding sequence ATGACAATACATCATGGGGTGGAGAAGAATATCGGGGAAATGACCGTACTCGTTACCGGAGCAAGTCGAGGGATTGGGGCTCAGGTGGCACTAAGATTTGCCGCGGTTGGCATGAATGTAGTTATTCATTATTTGAACTCACACGAAGCCGCTAATGAAGTTGCACGCAAATGCATGGAATTAGGTGCCAAAGTGTACACAGTAACGGCTGATTTGCGAAGTAAAGAGCAAATTTTGCGAATGCAGGAAAGATTGGAATCTCATGGCTTACGTCCTGATATTGTAGTGAATAATGCAGGAATTTCACATTATGGATTACTTTCAGACGTTGATGAAGATAAATGGGATGAAGTCATGGATGTTAATTTGAAGAGTGTTTTTCTTTGTAGTCAAGTTTTTATGCCGTACATGATTGGGCAGCGGTTCGGTCGAATCATTAATGTGTCTTCGGTTTGGGGAATATCCGGGGGTTCATGTGAAGTGGTCTATTCGGCAGCTAAAGGTGGCGTAAATGCTTTTACGAAAGCGTTGGCTAAGGAATTAGCCCCTTCGGGTGTTACCGTAAATGCCGTAGCTCCAGGCGCGGTAAAGACAGATATGATGAACCGATTTAATGAAGAAGAGCTGAGACTTCTTGAAGAAGAAATTCCTGCCGGACGGCTGGCTTCTCCTGAAGAGATTTCTTCGCTTGTCTATTTTTTGGCTTTACCTGAATCGGGTTACATTACAGGTCAGATCATTAGTCCAAATGGTGGATGGATGACCTGA
- a CDS encoding DUF3243 domain-containing protein, with protein sequence MSTVLKNFDTWKNFLGERVKNAEQAGLSEEVIANLAYEIGDFLDEKVDPQNASNRVLKEIWDVGDEAERKTIARLMVKLAKKNA encoded by the coding sequence ATGTCAACAGTACTCAAAAATTTCGATACATGGAAAAATTTCTTGGGTGAACGTGTCAAAAATGCGGAACAAGCAGGTCTCAGTGAGGAAGTGATCGCTAATCTTGCATACGAGATTGGTGACTTCCTTGATGAGAAAGTCGATCCGCAGAACGCTTCTAACCGTGTCCTGAAGGAAATTTGGGATGTAGGCGATGAAGCGGAGCGTAAAACCATTGCACGTTTAATGGTGAAATTGGCGAAGAAAAACGCATAG